Proteins encoded together in one Undibacterium sp. CCC3.4 window:
- the aroQ gene encoding type II 3-dehydroquinate dehydratase translates to MASKLLLLNGPNLNLLGQREPATYGAVTLADIEAAAQAQAAQAGANLVCFQSNHEGALIDRIHAAREQQIDVIIINPGGLTHTSVALRDALAGVAIPFIEVHISNVHARESFRHHSFLSAIAKGVICGFGSDGYRMALDFSLKNL, encoded by the coding sequence ATGGCAAGCAAACTGCTGCTGCTCAACGGCCCCAATCTGAATTTGCTCGGTCAGCGAGAGCCGGCCACCTACGGTGCCGTCACACTGGCCGATATCGAAGCAGCCGCACAGGCGCAAGCGGCGCAGGCCGGCGCCAACTTGGTTTGCTTCCAGAGCAATCATGAAGGTGCATTGATTGATCGCATCCATGCTGCACGCGAGCAGCAGATCGATGTCATCATCATCAATCCGGGTGGGCTCACCCATACCAGCGTAGCCTTGCGCGATGCCTTGGCCGGGGTGGCGATCCCCTTCATTGAGGTGCATATTTCCAATGTTCATGCCCGCGAAAGTTTCCGCCATCATTCTTTCCTGTCTGCAATTGCCAAGGGCGTGATTTGCGGCTTCGGCAGCGATGGCTACCGCATGGCACTGGATTTTTCCTTAAAAAACCTCTAA
- the mpl gene encoding UDP-N-acetylmuramate:L-alanyl-gamma-D-glutamyl-meso-diaminopimelate ligase: MHIHILGICGTFMGGLAVLAKEAGHTVTGCDANVYPPMSTQLAAQDIQLIQGFSAEQISLAPDLYVIGNVISRGNPLMEEILNRGLPYVSGPQWIGEHILRDKWVLAVAGTHGKTTTSAMLAWILEFAGYAPGFLIGGVPLNFGISARLHGPAGSDFFVIEADEYDTAFFDKRSKFVHYHAKTAILNNLEYDHADIFPDLHAIETQFHHLLRTIPGIGRVVLNGRETALERVIERGCWSEQERFGVTHGWHAQLQDGENFDVYLADECQGQVSWQLQGEHNRQNALAAIAAARHVGVAPALAISALGQFVNVKRRMEVRGTVAGVTLIDDFAHHPTAIATTLAGLRRKVGSGRILAVLEPRSNTMKLGTMKQALAASLSHADLVFGFGAASGKDVLGWDLASVLAPLGAAAFVFEQLDALVAAIVAAAAAGDTILVMSNGGFGGIHQKILDALAARAAA, from the coding sequence ATGCATATTCACATACTAGGTATTTGCGGTACTTTCATGGGGGGACTTGCCGTTTTGGCAAAAGAAGCCGGCCATACCGTTACTGGCTGCGATGCCAATGTCTATCCGCCCATGAGTACCCAGCTCGCAGCGCAAGACATACAATTAATTCAGGGGTTTTCCGCTGAGCAAATTTCTTTGGCCCCCGATCTGTATGTGATTGGCAATGTGATTTCACGCGGTAACCCGCTGATGGAAGAAATTCTCAACCGCGGCCTGCCGTATGTATCCGGACCGCAATGGATCGGTGAGCACATATTACGCGACAAATGGGTGCTGGCAGTCGCCGGTACCCATGGCAAAACCACCACCTCCGCCATGTTGGCCTGGATACTCGAATTTGCCGGTTATGCGCCGGGCTTTTTGATCGGCGGCGTGCCGCTCAATTTCGGCATTTCGGCGCGCCTGCATGGGCCGGCCGGTTCCGATTTTTTCGTCATTGAAGCCGATGAATATGACACCGCTTTTTTCGATAAGCGCAGTAAATTCGTCCACTACCATGCCAAAACCGCGATATTGAATAATCTCGAATATGATCATGCCGATATTTTCCCCGATTTACATGCCATAGAAACCCAGTTTCACCATTTACTGCGCACCATCCCAGGCATCGGTCGAGTCGTGCTCAATGGGCGCGAAACGGCACTCGAACGTGTCATTGAACGTGGCTGCTGGAGTGAGCAAGAGCGTTTTGGCGTCACGCATGGCTGGCATGCGCAGTTGCAAGACGGCGAAAATTTCGATGTCTATTTGGCTGACGAATGCCAAGGCCAAGTCAGTTGGCAGTTGCAGGGCGAACACAATCGCCAGAATGCCTTGGCGGCCATCGCCGCGGCGCGCCATGTCGGGGTCGCACCGGCGCTCGCCATCTCTGCCTTGGGGCAATTTGTGAATGTGAAGCGACGCATGGAAGTACGTGGGACGGTGGCCGGTGTCACGCTCATCGATGATTTTGCTCATCACCCGACCGCGATTGCCACCACTCTGGCCGGTTTGCGCAGAAAAGTCGGCAGTGGGCGTATACTCGCCGTGCTGGAGCCGCGCTCCAATACCATGAAACTGGGTACCATGAAGCAAGCTTTGGCAGCCAGTTTGAGCCATGCCGACTTGGTATTCGGTTTCGGTGCCGCCAGCGGCAAGGATGTGCTCGGTTGGGATTTAGCCAGCGTGCTGGCCCCCTTGGGCGCAGCGGCATTCGTGTTCGAGCAACTTGATGCCTTGGTCGCTGCCATCGTCGCCGCCGCTGCTGCCGGCGACACGATATTGGTCATGAGTAATGGCGGTTTCGGCGGCATCCATCAAAAAATTCTCGATGCGCTGGCGGCGCGGGCGGCGGCATGA
- a CDS encoding chorismate--pyruvate lyase family protein, with product MPRMLERVSTSAARWHEHAAAVVGRGPLQQWLSDRGSLTARLQARCQQFRVQRLSQQQARCLPDEAGLLGLPRACQTHEREVILRCDAQAIIYGHTVVPLTATAAQWPLFAALGEQSLGTTLFHDPLVIRGPLSFARLHPRHPLMQRLRQILPEISATSLPARRSLFWRKAGVLLVTEVFLPALAQLPAAVYEKRAFVEQTTLRR from the coding sequence ATGCCCCGCATGCTTGAGCGCGTCAGCACCAGCGCGGCGCGCTGGCACGAGCATGCGGCGGCGGTGGTCGGTCGCGGTCCCTTGCAGCAGTGGCTCAGCGACCGTGGCTCACTGACGGCCAGGCTGCAAGCACGCTGCCAACAATTTCGCGTGCAACGCTTGTCGCAACAGCAAGCCCGCTGCTTGCCTGATGAAGCCGGCTTACTCGGCCTGCCGCGCGCCTGCCAAACCCATGAACGCGAAGTGATCTTGCGTTGCGATGCACAGGCCATCATCTATGGGCACACCGTGGTGCCGCTTACGGCGACGGCTGCGCAATGGCCCTTGTTTGCCGCGCTCGGTGAGCAATCGCTGGGAACCACCTTGTTTCACGACCCGCTGGTGATCCGCGGGCCCTTGTCCTTCGCCCGCTTGCACCCGCGCCACCCGCTGATGCAGCGGCTCAGACAGATCTTGCCCGAAATAAGTGCCACCAGCTTGCCGGCGCGGCGCTCCTTGTTTTGGCGTAAAGCTGGGGTGCTGTTAGTGACCGAAGTGTTTTTGCCAGCCTTGGCACAATTACCTGCTGCTGTGTACGAAAAGCGTGCTTTTGTGGAACAAACCACGCTGCGTCGTTGA
- a CDS encoding ribonuclease catalytic domain-containing protein, whose protein sequence is MNLFFEESGDFKAGSVLSQAGEAYQVELASGKRSKIKVKDVLLQFTTPDPVSLIEQARAAAAEIDLEFLWEVAGSEEFGFAELGSEYFGHAPQAVEAAGLILALHHAPVYFYKKGRGRYKAAPEASLKAALAGIEKKKQQLLVQAGYVEELKQHRLPEPLRALVLPLLFKPDKNSIEYKAFAQACDELQVSPQSLMLASGGLASPLQLHLAKFHYENFPKGLQFPAIQVPALPLDLPIADVAAFSIDDVTTTEIDDAFSVVELGDGKLRIGIHIAAPALGIARGDAIDQIARARMSTVYMPGDKITMLPDELVNAYTLGAGQTRPAVSLYATIDSADWSVISTETRIEAVPMAANLRHNDLDTVVTEDNLAAGTGAYPHKAEIARIWQWALVLEQGRMAKRESFGMKPEQSNRVDFNFYVEDDVVSIVRRKRGAPLDKMVAELMIFANSTWGKLMDEHGIPGIYRAQGVAGGRGQGAWAGRMQVRMVTHAAPHQGLGVDQYAWSTSPLRRYTDLVNQWQIIACVRHGVTAPLVATFKPKDADLFAIVSGFDAAYAAYADFQNNMERYWCLRWLGQEQVRQVEAVVLKDEILRLLDIPLVIRLPGMAPTARGAQVRLDILRWDEVELSVEARVLEVLATVSELGEEEEADGTAEAELSAEAAADAPAAADAVLSTAVEAAPVLAVGVDAGAA, encoded by the coding sequence ATGAATTTATTTTTTGAAGAATCCGGCGATTTCAAAGCCGGCAGCGTATTGTCTCAGGCTGGCGAAGCTTATCAAGTCGAACTTGCCAGCGGCAAACGCAGCAAGATCAAGGTCAAGGATGTGTTGTTACAGTTTACGACACCCGACCCGGTCAGCCTCATCGAGCAGGCGCGTGCCGCCGCCGCCGAGATTGACCTCGAATTCCTGTGGGAAGTGGCCGGCAGCGAAGAATTCGGTTTCGCCGAGCTCGGCAGCGAATATTTTGGCCATGCCCCGCAAGCGGTCGAAGCGGCCGGGCTGATCTTGGCGCTCCATCATGCACCTGTGTACTTTTATAAAAAAGGCCGCGGCCGTTACAAGGCCGCCCCGGAAGCCTCGCTCAAAGCGGCCTTGGCCGGCATAGAAAAGAAAAAACAGCAATTGTTGGTGCAAGCCGGCTATGTCGAAGAACTCAAGCAGCATCGCTTGCCAGAACCCCTGCGTGCCTTAGTATTGCCACTGTTGTTCAAACCCGATAAAAACAGCATCGAATACAAGGCGTTTGCCCAAGCCTGCGACGAGCTGCAAGTGTCACCGCAAAGCTTGATGCTGGCCAGCGGTGGCCTTGCCAGCCCGCTGCAACTACATCTGGCGAAATTTCATTATGAAAATTTCCCTAAAGGTTTGCAATTCCCCGCCATCCAAGTACCGGCGCTGCCGCTCGATTTACCGATTGCCGACGTAGCAGCATTTTCCATCGACGACGTTACCACAACCGAAATCGATGACGCCTTTTCGGTGGTCGAACTTGGCGATGGCAAGTTACGCATCGGGATACATATTGCCGCGCCGGCGCTCGGCATTGCCCGTGGCGATGCGATCGACCAAATCGCGCGCGCACGCATGTCCACCGTCTACATGCCGGGCGATAAAATTACCATGCTGCCCGATGAATTGGTCAATGCCTACACACTCGGGGCTGGTCAAACCCGTCCTGCGGTGTCTTTGTATGCCACCATCGACAGCGCCGACTGGTCAGTTATCTCGACTGAAACCCGCATCGAAGCCGTGCCTATGGCGGCGAATTTACGCCACAACGATCTCGACACCGTGGTGACGGAAGACAATCTCGCCGCCGGCACGGGCGCGTATCCGCACAAAGCTGAAATCGCCCGCATCTGGCAATGGGCGCTGGTGCTGGAACAGGGCCGCATGGCCAAGCGCGAAAGTTTCGGCATGAAACCGGAACAAAGCAATCGCGTCGACTTCAATTTCTATGTTGAAGATGACGTCGTCTCGATAGTGCGCCGGAAACGCGGCGCGCCGCTCGATAAAATGGTCGCGGAATTGATGATCTTTGCCAACAGCACCTGGGGCAAGTTGATGGACGAGCACGGCATTCCCGGCATCTACCGCGCCCAAGGCGTGGCCGGTGGGCGCGGGCAGGGTGCTTGGGCCGGGCGCATGCAAGTGCGCATGGTCACGCATGCCGCACCACATCAAGGCTTGGGCGTCGACCAATATGCCTGGAGCACCTCACCGCTGCGCCGCTATACCGATCTGGTCAACCAATGGCAAATCATCGCCTGTGTTCGTCACGGCGTGACCGCACCCTTGGTGGCCACCTTCAAGCCCAAAGATGCCGATCTGTTCGCCATCGTATCGGGCTTTGATGCCGCCTACGCCGCCTATGCCGATTTCCAAAACAATATGGAGCGCTACTGGTGCTTGCGTTGGTTAGGCCAGGAGCAGGTTCGACAGGTCGAAGCGGTCGTCTTGAAAGATGAAATCTTACGCCTGCTCGATATTCCGCTGGTCATCCGCTTGCCCGGCATGGCCCCGACTGCACGCGGGGCCCAAGTGCGTCTCGATATTTTACGTTGGGATGAGGTCGAACTGAGCGTCGAAGCGCGCGTGCTCGAAGTCTTGGCGACCGTCAGCGAATTAGGTGAAGAGGAAGAAGCCGATGGCACGGCCGAAGCCGAGCTCAGCGCCGAAGCCGCTGCCGATGCGCCGGCTGCTGCTGACGCTGTGCTCAGCACTGCCGTCGAAGCTGCACCCGTGCTTGCAGTTGGTGTTGACGCTGGTGCAGCGTAA
- a CDS encoding TlpA disulfide reductase family protein, whose translation MMINKRWIAVTTLVALLGGGLGIYAGNIAAQAETPQATAVRQLLAKSLPDSEGKPHSLSQWNKHFLVVNFWATWCTPCVQEMPELSALQKELQGTNSQIIGLGIDSPSNIAEFTKKHPVSYPVYVAGIDGSELSRALGNQAGGLPFTVLINGTGKVVKTYLGRLKMAELRADITKFSAEKAK comes from the coding sequence ATGATGATAAATAAACGCTGGATTGCTGTCACCACCTTGGTCGCCCTACTCGGCGGCGGACTAGGCATTTACGCCGGGAATATAGCGGCGCAAGCGGAAACGCCGCAAGCTACTGCGGTACGCCAATTGCTGGCGAAAAGCTTACCCGACAGTGAGGGTAAGCCGCACAGCCTGAGCCAATGGAACAAGCATTTTTTGGTGGTCAATTTTTGGGCTACCTGGTGCACGCCCTGCGTACAAGAAATGCCGGAACTGTCGGCCTTACAAAAAGAGTTGCAAGGCACCAATAGCCAAATCATCGGGCTGGGTATCGATAGTCCGAGCAATATCGCCGAATTTACTAAAAAACACCCGGTCAGCTACCCGGTTTATGTGGCTGGCATCGATGGCAGTGAACTCTCGCGAGCGCTGGGGAATCAAGCCGGCGGCTTACCGTTTACCGTACTGATCAATGGCACAGGTAAAGTGGTGAAGACCTATCTCGGACGCCTGAAGATGGCGGAATTACGCGCCGACATCACCAAATTTTCTGCGGAAAAAGCCAAGTAA
- the accB gene encoding acetyl-CoA carboxylase biotin carboxyl carrier protein — MDLRKLKTLIDLVAESDIAELEVTEGEGKVRIVKSSTLPQNQVVMMQQQPHAQAAPAPAAVPAAVVPAVPEGHIVKSPMVGTFYRSASPGSPPFAEIGKHIAKGDTLCIIEAMKLLNEIESDFDGAIKQILVENGQPVEYGQPLFIIG, encoded by the coding sequence ATGGATTTAAGAAAACTCAAGACCCTGATCGATCTCGTTGCAGAATCGGATATCGCCGAACTTGAAGTAACCGAAGGTGAAGGTAAAGTTCGCATCGTTAAATCTTCCACATTACCCCAGAATCAAGTCGTCATGATGCAGCAACAGCCTCATGCGCAAGCCGCACCAGCCCCCGCCGCCGTACCGGCCGCCGTGGTTCCGGCTGTTCCTGAAGGCCATATTGTCAAGTCACCTATGGTCGGCACCTTCTACCGTTCCGCTTCACCAGGCTCCCCTCCGTTTGCCGAAATCGGCAAACACATTGCCAAGGGCGACACCCTTTGCATCATTGAAGCAATGAAATTATTGAATGAAATCGAAAGCGATTTCGATGGCGCGATCAAGCAAATCTTGGTTGAAAACGGTCAGCCTGTT
- a CDS encoding YqiA/YcfP family alpha/beta fold hydrolase, translated as MILYLHGFRSSPQSFKARALQAWMTEHGRAAQFCCPALSASPAQAIAQAEALMAGFASEEISIIGSSLGGFYATWLAEKYGCRAVLVNPAVQPPRDLESYVGVSTSYHSDEVFEFKAEYMEQLRALSVAHISEPQRYFLIAATGDEVLDWRDMVQHYAGARHLIIPGSDHGIAEMTEHFAEVLAFCDAPHA; from the coding sequence ATGATCCTCTATCTGCATGGCTTTCGTTCCTCGCCGCAATCATTCAAAGCGCGTGCGCTACAAGCTTGGATGACGGAGCACGGACGCGCCGCTCAATTCTGTTGCCCGGCTCTATCGGCTTCGCCAGCGCAAGCGATCGCCCAAGCCGAAGCACTGATGGCCGGCTTCGCCAGTGAAGAAATCAGCATCATCGGTTCTTCGCTCGGTGGTTTTTATGCTACCTGGTTGGCAGAAAAGTATGGCTGCCGCGCCGTGCTAGTCAATCCGGCCGTGCAACCGCCGCGCGATCTGGAAAGCTATGTCGGGGTCTCTACCAGCTACCACAGCGACGAGGTATTTGAATTCAAGGCCGAATATATGGAACAACTGCGCGCGCTCAGCGTGGCCCACATCAGTGAGCCGCAGCGTTACTTTCTCATCGCGGCCACCGGTGACGAAGTACTCGATTGGCGCGACATGGTGCAGCACTATGCCGGCGCGCGCCACCTGATCATCCCCGGCAGCGACCATGGCATTGCCGAAATGACCGAGCATTTCGCCGAGGTGCTGGCATTTTGTGATGCCCCGCATGCTTGA